From the Maioricimonas rarisocia genome, one window contains:
- a CDS encoding RimK family protein, whose protein sequence is MPTLIVATSLKDWPFDIPDVEVVDAWDYLTRPEYSDLRGVKLLNLCRSYRYQSTGYYVSLLAEARGHKPLPSIQTLQDLKSPSMVRVFSSELDELIQRSLAPLHSSEFTLSIYFGRNTARRYEKLSLQLFNLFQAPLLRARFVRDGKWQLRSIRAIPGSEVPDAHRPFVAEAALKHFSGRSVPKPKKVRTRYDLAILWNPEEQENAPSNEAALKKFSRAALDVGIATELVTRDDYGRLGEFDALFIRETTAVNHHTYRFARKAAGDGLVVIDDPQSIARCTNKVFLAELLRRHNVATPNTIVLHRDNVATAAETLGYPFVIKKPDSSFSQGVIKIKSADALQEHVTEFLGESELLVAQEYLPTEFDWRIGILDQRPLYACKYYMAPGHWQIIRQEKHGRGRYGKSETIPVELAPRKAVAVALKAANLIGDGLYGVDVKQSGGNFYIIEVNDNPNIDTGCEDSILRGELYRRIMEVFLDRIERRKAWLPDD, encoded by the coding sequence ATGCCGACGCTCATCGTGGCCACCTCGCTCAAGGACTGGCCGTTCGACATTCCCGATGTCGAAGTGGTCGACGCCTGGGACTATCTGACCCGGCCGGAGTACAGCGACCTGCGGGGCGTGAAACTCCTCAACCTGTGTCGGTCGTACCGCTACCAGAGCACCGGCTATTACGTCTCACTGCTGGCCGAAGCCCGCGGCCACAAACCGTTGCCGAGCATTCAGACACTCCAGGATCTGAAGTCCCCGTCGATGGTGCGGGTCTTCTCGTCGGAACTGGACGAGTTGATCCAGCGGAGTCTCGCGCCGCTGCACTCAAGCGAGTTCACGTTGAGCATCTACTTCGGGCGAAACACGGCCCGGCGCTATGAAAAGCTCAGCCTGCAGCTGTTCAACCTGTTCCAGGCGCCGCTGTTGCGGGCCCGGTTTGTCCGGGACGGGAAGTGGCAACTCCGCAGTATCCGCGCGATCCCCGGCAGCGAAGTTCCCGACGCTCACCGGCCGTTCGTGGCAGAGGCGGCCCTCAAACATTTCTCCGGCCGGAGTGTTCCCAAACCGAAGAAGGTCCGCACGCGCTATGACCTGGCGATCCTCTGGAACCCCGAGGAGCAGGAGAACGCACCTTCCAACGAAGCAGCACTGAAGAAGTTCTCCCGGGCCGCCCTCGACGTCGGCATTGCGACCGAGCTGGTCACCCGCGACGACTACGGGCGACTGGGAGAGTTCGACGCCCTGTTCATCCGCGAGACCACCGCCGTCAATCACCACACCTACCGCTTCGCCCGCAAGGCGGCCGGCGACGGGCTGGTCGTCATCGATGATCCCCAGTCGATCGCCCGCTGCACCAACAAGGTGTTCCTCGCCGAGCTGCTTCGCCGGCACAACGTCGCCACGCCCAACACGATCGTCCTGCACCGGGACAACGTGGCCACGGCGGCCGAGACACTCGGCTATCCGTTCGTCATCAAAAAGCCGGACAGCTCCTTCTCGCAGGGAGTGATCAAGATCAAATCGGCAGACGCCCTGCAGGAACACGTCACCGAGTTCCTCGGAGAATCGGAACTGCTCGTCGCCCAGGAGTACCTGCCGACCGAGTTCGACTGGCGGATCGGCATTCTCGACCAGCGGCCCCTCTATGCCTGCAAGTACTACATGGCCCCGGGCCACTGGCAGATCATTCGCCAGGAGAAGCACGGCCGGGGACGCTACGGCAAATCGGAGACGATCCCCGTCGAACTGGCTCCCCGCAAGGCGGTCGCCGTCGCACTCAAGGCGGCCAACCTGATCGGCGATGGCCTGTACGGCGTCGACGTCAAACAGTCGGGAGGGAACTTCTACATCATCGAAGTCAACGACAATCCCAACATCGACACCGGCTGCGAAGACAGTATCCTGCGCGGCGAACTGTACCGCCGCATCATGGAGGTCTTCCTCGACCGGATCGAACGACGCAAGGCCTGGCTGCCTGATGATTGA
- a CDS encoding type II toxin-antitoxin system PemK/MazF family toxin, whose translation MAVIPKRAEVWLVDLGLVAKVRPCVVISIAPDDPNDRQLVTVIPHTTSGRGSRFEVPSNLKFLRPGVFDAQNLITIPRVKLVRRLGLLPPDRLFEIEGRVETWLGLTA comes from the coding sequence ATGGCAGTGATACCGAAGCGGGCTGAGGTGTGGTTGGTCGATCTCGGGCTGGTTGCGAAGGTTCGGCCGTGTGTGGTGATCAGTATTGCTCCCGACGACCCCAACGACCGACAACTCGTGACCGTAATACCGCACACCACCAGCGGTCGGGGCTCTCGATTCGAAGTGCCGAGTAACCTCAAGTTTCTCAGGCCGGGAGTGTTTGACGCTCAAAACCTGATCACGATTCCCCGAGTCAAGCTTGTCCGGCGGCTCGGACTGCTCCCTCCCGATCGATTGTTCGAGATTGAGGGACGTGTTGAAACCTGGCTTGGTTTGACAGCGTAA
- a CDS encoding c-type cytochrome domain-containing protein — protein MATARKTIRCPRCGTALDLPASVTSGSVIQCGACKRNVRIRRHKKKPAAGAPVVLSPSDSDSGEFDAEDADQQHSSGGLWLTLASVMVILGCAWWILNSSAEQTGTAAATDAGDPASAAAVPGSDNELASQVQAIFESRCQECHGAAGTSEGGFNFVVRLDKLADDDTYITPGDPGGSYLFERITSNEMPPEGEGTALSSSEVDVVRRWIAAGAPTITSVAERTFITNDEMFRTIRTHLLRNTDEDDREYARFFTITHLYNAGLSDNELETYRLALAKLLNSLSWNRNLLTLDAIDDGETIFCVDLRDLQWSDEVWQKILQRDPYSIEHTSSAAQLCTEATGCRVPVVRGDWFVAKAARPPLYHDVLQIPTTLDALASQLRVDINRDIEQGNVMRAGFVESGVSGHNRIIERHETSYGPMWVSYDFGSSTGRKNILSHPMGPGTGSSSFEHDGGEIIFTLPNGLQGYMLVDAKGNRLDKGPLDIVADNRQPDRHVVNGISCMSCHFGGIIRKSDEVRANVLANRAAFARADEILRIYPESSLLTSKQDEDAAAFQAILRELGINRITATNEPILAMAERFDESVDLQLAAAELGIGSDELIDVINARPVELRALGVLKLPNGRLKRQQFLEQFVEAAEALGIGKRLDSGSGTSSLAQAPAPSPSPQPAASGRQWKSEDGKLLATGDFVSFDDGKTVVIKGAGGKTINVAIDQLGKDDIAFVLAKGTQAASSQPDNPKDLPTEVVTEVIPADPEPLPFQDYHRLWTDVTGEPMVYARFDELSLSGRVRLSVLPRKWYLKKGEPKEFTGTFWTFFSQPGRPGVMVTIGDLRVPGLHARKLDIPLDNFSKEDYAYLMQLDALKTHGILDRGKRLRFFSIPLDTFSDVDREYIGELIKKSQAGQPRPPLKPPVGQPPVGQPPNGAQPGQNAPPGLPPGLKGNPPPGQPGARPNQPGAPQGSGATPPGNLPPAPPQNSPASSGGSPAPAPN, from the coding sequence ATGGCTACTGCTCGCAAGACCATCCGCTGTCCCCGGTGTGGAACGGCCCTCGACCTCCCCGCCTCCGTCACGTCGGGTTCCGTCATCCAATGTGGCGCCTGCAAGCGCAACGTGCGGATCCGCCGCCACAAGAAGAAGCCCGCGGCCGGTGCTCCGGTCGTTCTCTCCCCCTCCGACTCCGATTCGGGTGAGTTCGACGCCGAAGACGCCGACCAGCAGCACAGCTCGGGCGGCCTGTGGCTGACACTCGCCTCGGTAATGGTGATCCTCGGCTGTGCCTGGTGGATCCTCAATTCGAGCGCCGAACAGACCGGCACCGCGGCCGCGACAGATGCCGGCGACCCGGCAAGCGCAGCTGCCGTACCAGGAAGCGACAACGAACTGGCCAGCCAGGTCCAGGCGATCTTCGAAAGCCGCTGCCAGGAATGTCACGGTGCCGCGGGAACGAGCGAAGGCGGGTTCAACTTTGTCGTCCGTCTCGACAAGCTGGCCGATGACGACACGTACATCACGCCGGGCGACCCGGGTGGCAGTTACCTGTTCGAGCGGATCACCAGCAACGAAATGCCGCCGGAAGGTGAAGGGACCGCCTTGAGCAGCAGCGAAGTGGACGTCGTCCGCCGCTGGATCGCCGCCGGTGCCCCCACGATCACCTCGGTGGCCGAGCGGACGTTCATCACCAACGACGAGATGTTTCGCACGATCCGGACACACCTGCTGCGAAACACCGACGAAGACGACCGCGAGTACGCCCGCTTCTTCACGATCACTCACCTGTACAACGCCGGCCTGTCCGACAACGAACTCGAAACCTACCGACTGGCGCTGGCGAAGCTGCTCAACAGCCTGTCCTGGAACCGGAACCTGCTGACGCTCGACGCGATCGACGATGGGGAAACCATCTTCTGCGTCGATCTTCGCGACCTGCAGTGGTCCGATGAGGTCTGGCAGAAGATTCTCCAGCGGGACCCGTACAGCATCGAGCACACCTCCTCGGCAGCACAGCTCTGCACAGAGGCGACCGGTTGCCGAGTGCCCGTCGTCCGCGGCGACTGGTTCGTCGCGAAGGCGGCCCGCCCGCCGCTGTATCACGATGTCCTGCAGATCCCGACCACGCTGGACGCTCTGGCCAGTCAGCTTCGCGTCGATATCAATCGCGATATCGAGCAGGGGAACGTGATGCGGGCCGGCTTCGTCGAGAGTGGCGTGTCCGGACACAACCGCATCATCGAGCGACACGAGACTTCATACGGCCCCATGTGGGTCAGCTACGACTTCGGCTCGAGTACCGGCCGCAAGAACATCCTCAGCCATCCCATGGGGCCGGGAACCGGCAGCAGTTCCTTTGAACATGACGGCGGCGAGATCATCTTCACGCTTCCCAACGGTCTGCAGGGATACATGCTGGTCGACGCAAAGGGAAATCGCCTTGATAAAGGGCCGCTCGATATCGTTGCCGACAATCGCCAGCCGGACCGGCACGTCGTCAACGGCATCTCCTGCATGTCGTGCCACTTCGGGGGCATTATCCGCAAGTCGGACGAAGTCCGAGCTAACGTACTCGCCAACCGGGCCGCGTTCGCCCGGGCCGACGAGATCCTGCGGATCTATCCCGAGTCGAGCCTGCTGACGTCAAAACAGGACGAAGATGCCGCCGCCTTCCAGGCGATCCTGCGCGAGCTTGGCATCAACCGGATCACCGCGACCAACGAGCCGATTCTTGCCATGGCCGAACGGTTCGACGAATCAGTCGACCTGCAACTGGCCGCCGCCGAACTCGGCATCGGTTCCGACGAACTGATCGACGTCATCAACGCCAGGCCGGTCGAACTAAGGGCCCTGGGCGTCCTCAAGCTGCCCAACGGTCGACTCAAGCGGCAGCAGTTTCTCGAACAGTTCGTCGAGGCGGCCGAAGCACTCGGCATCGGCAAGCGACTCGATTCCGGCAGCGGCACGTCGTCTCTCGCCCAGGCACCGGCCCCGTCACCTTCGCCTCAGCCGGCGGCCAGTGGACGTCAGTGGAAGTCCGAAGACGGCAAGCTGCTGGCGACCGGTGACTTCGTGTCGTTCGATGACGGAAAGACCGTCGTCATCAAGGGGGCCGGCGGGAAGACGATCAACGTTGCCATCGACCAGCTCGGCAAGGACGACATCGCCTTCGTGCTCGCCAAGGGAACTCAGGCCGCCTCGAGCCAGCCGGACAATCCCAAAGACCTGCCGACCGAAGTCGTCACCGAGGTCATCCCCGCCGATCCGGAGCCGCTCCCCTTCCAGGATTATCACCGTCTCTGGACCGACGTTACCGGCGAACCGATGGTCTACGCCCGCTTCGATGAACTGTCGCTGAGCGGGCGCGTAAGGCTGTCGGTCCTGCCGCGAAAGTGGTATCTCAAGAAAGGTGAGCCAAAGGAGTTCACCGGTACATTCTGGACGTTCTTCTCCCAGCCGGGCCGGCCCGGCGTGATGGTGACGATCGGCGACCTGCGTGTCCCGGGGCTGCATGCCCGCAAACTCGACATTCCTCTGGATAACTTCTCGAAGGAAGACTACGCGTACCTGATGCAACTGGACGCCCTGAAGACACACGGCATCCTGGATCGTGGAAAGCGACTGCGGTTCTTCTCGATCCCGCTCGATACGTTCAGCGACGTCGACCGTGAGTACATCGGCGAACTGATCAAGAAGTCGCAGGCCGGCCAGCCGCGTCCGCCACTCAAGCCACCCGTCGGACAGCCGCCGGTTGGACAGCCACCAAACGGAGCACAGCCGGGGCAGAACGCTCCGCCGGGATTGCCTCCCGGTCTGAAAGGGAACCCGCCGCCGGGCCAGCCGGGCGCACGCCCGAATCAGCCAGGTGCCCCGCAGGGCAGCGGTGCCACACCGCCGGGGAACCTGCCGCCGGCCCCGCCGCAGAACAGCCCCGCGTCCTCTGGTGGTTCACCCGCTCCGGCACCGAACTGA
- a CDS encoding DUF1559 family PulG-like putative transporter, translated as MLTRSSATSRSGSRNGLSLIEVLVVLGILGLLMALLLPAVQAGRAAARRTQCRSNLHQLMVAFNVYQSAHQLYPGGIEMYTTQILPLLEQQPGADRSPVLACPSDPLEPDGSIDRSRFSYPMNDGLGSYSYPGIRNGGPRVSDRDVTDGTSNTAAFSEKLALPTFAGQLIDWDDHTDIWNRVQRRIHGAPATLEEYFDLCDTQAGRPLATWLLWTEYNHIMTPNNNNCTLVPSPDNRGLNFYEAVASSSAHSGGVHVAFADGAVRFISDSVDRKVWWAIGTRSNGEIEANEIFQ; from the coding sequence ATGTTGACACGTTCTTCTGCCACGTCCCGTTCAGGCTCACGCAACGGACTCTCGCTGATTGAAGTCCTGGTGGTGCTCGGCATTCTGGGTCTTCTGATGGCCCTGCTTCTTCCGGCTGTCCAGGCGGGGCGGGCAGCGGCCCGCAGGACGCAGTGCCGGTCGAACCTGCACCAGCTGATGGTCGCCTTTAACGTCTACCAGTCGGCACACCAGCTCTACCCGGGTGGTATCGAAATGTACACAACCCAGATCCTCCCGCTGCTCGAACAGCAGCCGGGTGCGGACCGGAGTCCGGTTCTTGCCTGTCCGTCTGATCCGTTGGAGCCGGACGGTTCCATCGACAGATCACGATTCTCATACCCGATGAACGACGGTCTTGGGAGCTACAGCTATCCCGGCATCCGGAACGGGGGGCCGCGCGTGTCCGATCGGGACGTCACCGACGGGACGTCGAACACTGCGGCGTTCTCGGAAAAGTTGGCTCTGCCAACTTTTGCGGGCCAGCTGATTGACTGGGACGACCACACCGACATCTGGAACCGTGTGCAGCGGCGAATCCACGGTGCTCCGGCCACACTGGAGGAATACTTCGATCTGTGTGACACGCAGGCCGGGCGCCCTCTGGCCACATGGCTGCTGTGGACGGAATACAACCACATCATGACACCGAACAACAATAACTGCACGCTGGTCCCCTCGCCCGACAATCGGGGGCTGAACTTTTACGAAGCTGTCGCATCGTCGAGCGCGCATTCGGGCGGCGTGCATGTTGCGTTCGCCGACGGGGCGGTCCGGTTCATCTCCGACAGCGTCGACCGGAAAGTCTGGTGGGCAATCGGCACGCGTTCGAACGGCGAGATCGAGGCCAACGAAATCTTTCAGTAG
- a CDS encoding RNA polymerase sigma factor, translated as MTDRELAEAISRRDDSTELWQQAQRHFEQLYTRHSRLLLAFLSSRVNRSDLEDIHQAVWSRVWQYLPTHFDGQNFRAWLYQIARNYVIQLGRKKKSDLLGAEEEQALPSRADGPDDRLVERERMEVLQRCLERLEDNLAELVRARLRGESYEDICTNSEIPPARAHKLFHTAKTQLTACVERALQ; from the coding sequence ATGACCGACCGCGAACTTGCCGAGGCCATCTCACGACGCGATGACTCGACAGAACTCTGGCAGCAGGCACAGCGGCACTTTGAGCAGCTGTACACTCGTCATTCGCGACTGCTGCTTGCGTTTCTGTCATCACGGGTCAACCGGAGCGACCTGGAAGACATCCACCAGGCGGTCTGGTCACGGGTCTGGCAGTACCTGCCAACCCACTTTGATGGCCAGAATTTTCGGGCCTGGCTGTATCAGATCGCCAGGAACTACGTGATCCAGCTCGGTCGCAAAAAGAAGAGCGACCTGCTGGGAGCCGAAGAGGAACAGGCACTTCCCTCCCGGGCAGACGGACCCGATGACCGGCTGGTTGAGAGGGAACGAATGGAAGTCCTTCAGCGGTGCCTGGAGAGGCTGGAGGACAACCTGGCCGAATTAGTTCGCGCCCGGTTACGGGGAGAAAGTTACGAGGATATCTGCACGAACAGCGAGATTCCTCCGGCACGGGCACACAAATTGTTCCACACTGCGAAAACGCAGTTGACTGCGTGTGTCGAGCGAGCACTGCAATGA
- a CDS encoding STAS domain-containing protein, translating to MTGHAARIETLPEFRALVLHLNDSQLGSLQTASIKQLENFLHSLPSYLPGEHVIVDLSSVRYYGAAFLTLLVDLQKNLRTAGRHLMVTGDRLGLIRFSRLPITSFETTGAALHAVSERDSILAAAV from the coding sequence ATGACCGGCCACGCAGCCCGCATCGAAACCCTGCCCGAGTTTCGGGCCCTTGTTCTGCACCTGAACGATTCACAGCTCGGATCGTTGCAGACCGCGTCGATCAAGCAGCTGGAGAACTTCCTGCACAGCCTGCCGTCGTATCTGCCCGGCGAGCACGTCATCGTCGACCTCAGCAGCGTCCGCTACTACGGAGCCGCGTTTCTGACGCTGCTGGTCGATCTGCAGAAGAACCTCCGAACCGCCGGCCGACATCTGATGGTGACTGGTGACCGGCTGGGGCTGATCCGCTTCAGCCGCCTGCCGATCACGTCCTTCGAAACGACCGGTGCCGCTCTCCACGCCGTCTCTGAGCGTGACTCGATCCTCGCGGCAGCCGTGTAA
- a CDS encoding ClpP family protease: MSHRRAIRPYPAVPARPMASDERSRRDWELAICGDFTDRQSDLMEQLVSVPRRSRGVIYFDSCGGSAYTGLALASIIRLRGLDPAAVVSGECSSAAILPFAACRRRFVTPHSTLLFHPLRWQSEENVRLEEAAEWTRHFRFMEEDLDLLIARLLDYPAEKLAAWNRPGRFVTGPELVEAGLARPLDLFAEDLWTQIAATD; this comes from the coding sequence ATGAGTCACCGCCGAGCGATCCGTCCCTATCCCGCCGTGCCCGCGCGGCCAATGGCATCCGATGAACGTTCCCGACGCGACTGGGAGCTGGCGATCTGCGGGGACTTCACCGACCGTCAGTCGGATCTGATGGAACAGTTGGTCTCGGTTCCCCGCAGAAGCCGGGGCGTCATCTACTTCGATTCGTGCGGAGGCAGCGCCTACACCGGGTTGGCACTGGCGTCGATCATCCGGCTCCGCGGTCTCGATCCGGCCGCTGTGGTTTCCGGCGAGTGTTCCTCTGCGGCAATTCTTCCGTTCGCGGCCTGCCGCCGGCGATTCGTCACGCCGCACTCCACGCTGCTGTTTCATCCCCTTCGCTGGCAGAGCGAAGAGAACGTCCGGCTCGAGGAAGCAGCTGAGTGGACCCGGCATTTCCGGTTCATGGAAGAGGATCTGGATCTCCTCATCGCGCGGCTGCTGGATTATCCGGCGGAGAAGCTCGCCGCCTGGAATCGGCCCGGACGGTTCGTGACGGGGCCGGAACTGGTCGAGGCGGGGCTCGCGCGGCCACTGGATCTGTTTGCCGAAGACCTCTGGACGCAGATTGCCGCCACGGACTGA
- a CDS encoding DUF933 domain-containing protein, with amino-acid sequence MRIGIVGYQGTGKSTVFELLTGTKPDISKAHTGQVGVTIVPDDRFDRLVEMYKPKKETPARIDLLDTPGLARGEQSGNAQKLGVIREATALVQVVGAYLGGDPVAEVEDFITDLVLADLQIVSNRIERLRKDLTKPLPNRDQLQAELEGLEPLEARLSEGETLRDVEFSEAQEKATRSFSLLTRKQHLVLLNTADSQVDEDVVAKIEALGSPVVAGPLGLELEVQQLGDEDRELFAEEMGLGEPCRDRVIRAIFKLTDYITFYTCDEKEVHAWLLKRGSDAVEAAGSIHTDLARGFIRAEVMSVNDLLRLGSEKEVRAAGLHRTEGKDYIVQDGDEIVIRFSV; translated from the coding sequence ATGCGGATCGGCATTGTCGGCTATCAGGGAACGGGCAAAAGCACCGTCTTCGAGCTTCTGACCGGGACCAAACCGGACATCTCCAAGGCCCACACGGGGCAGGTGGGCGTGACGATCGTCCCGGACGACCGGTTCGACCGTCTCGTCGAGATGTACAAGCCGAAGAAGGAAACGCCCGCCCGTATCGATCTGCTCGATACGCCGGGGCTGGCCCGCGGCGAGCAGTCGGGTAACGCGCAGAAGCTGGGCGTCATTCGAGAAGCGACCGCCCTCGTGCAGGTCGTCGGCGCCTATCTGGGGGGCGACCCTGTCGCCGAGGTGGAAGATTTCATCACCGACCTGGTTCTGGCTGACCTGCAGATCGTTTCCAATCGCATCGAGCGACTCCGAAAGGATCTGACCAAGCCGCTGCCCAACCGCGACCAGCTGCAGGCCGAACTCGAAGGGCTCGAGCCGCTCGAGGCCCGTTTGAGCGAAGGGGAAACGCTCCGCGACGTCGAGTTCAGCGAGGCGCAGGAAAAGGCGACCCGTTCCTTCTCGCTGCTGACCCGTAAACAGCACCTGGTGCTGCTCAATACGGCCGATTCGCAGGTCGACGAGGACGTCGTTGCGAAGATCGAAGCGCTGGGCAGCCCGGTCGTCGCCGGTCCGCTGGGTCTGGAGCTCGAAGTGCAGCAGTTGGGCGACGAAGACCGCGAACTGTTCGCCGAGGAAATGGGGCTGGGCGAACCGTGCCGCGATCGCGTCATCCGGGCGATCTTCAAGCTGACGGATTACATCACCTTCTACACCTGCGACGAGAAGGAAGTGCACGCCTGGCTGCTGAAGCGCGGCTCGGATGCGGTCGAGGCGGCTGGCAGCATTCATACCGATCTCGCCCGCGGATTCATCCGGGCCGAGGTGATGTCGGTGAATGATCTGCTGCGGCTCGGTTCCGAGAAGGAAGTCCGGGCGGCCGGCCTGCATCGGACGGAAGGGAAGGATTATATCGTTCAGGACGGCGATGAAATCGTCATCCGGTTCAGCGTCTGA
- a CDS encoding chymotrypsin family serine protease, producing the protein MKQSTFALRCLLSLTLTSALFLRPGLAEESALPTTETSEAATEQTRLTDQDLSEQVEIIVRSELRSSSRTSHGVAVSLKNTSDEDLAGPIVLAVDGTGVDALKLAETDGELTDGAGYIEFIPETGTLRAGQITRSKRIEFSSEETLPLESRRAFELTARVVCPADAELAAAAGEADEVDEEDLVPGKSYTWEEVRHAMDVQIKHTPELLKHEGVVGTAIGEDPDGNLVVLLYTTRHGVVKEMPGSVGGIDLGQDVVGDRFRARPATDRVVRRNGKTVALPPPANRGGLGQPGGDGADAGNETITAAPAETVAEEADIQIATGDEEVADPNLIISGGIIDPTERCPRPVPIGVSAFNGVGGSFAGTLGCRCIDSAGTQYILSNSHVFSREGLASIGEPILQPSPGDGGIAGDEIANLVDFQPYFLPSATGGSDFPNGLGVNVMDCALAEVIPGTVAATSPVYGAPSREIATPVLGMRVQKFGRTTAQTGGRLSGLNVIVPVGFGLGVIEFVGQIAYKGDDPSRSLGAPGDSGSLIVTVEDNRPVGLLFAGGGGTTLANPIGVVLNRFGVVIDDGSGIPPNAAGVSGTTGGAVAPLTPGEMADMFLPASRRHSSARDTAEAGAARGK; encoded by the coding sequence ATGAAGCAGTCGACCTTTGCCCTGCGTTGTCTCCTTTCGCTGACACTCACGTCAGCATTGTTCCTGCGGCCGGGACTGGCTGAGGAGTCGGCGCTTCCGACGACCGAAACCAGCGAAGCCGCAACGGAGCAGACGCGGCTGACGGATCAGGATCTCTCCGAGCAGGTCGAGATCATTGTCCGCAGCGAACTGCGCAGCTCCAGTCGGACCAGCCACGGCGTCGCCGTGAGCCTCAAGAACACGTCAGACGAGGATCTGGCCGGGCCGATCGTGCTCGCCGTCGACGGCACGGGCGTTGATGCCCTGAAGCTCGCGGAAACGGACGGCGAACTGACTGACGGCGCCGGATATATCGAGTTCATTCCCGAGACCGGCACGTTGCGGGCAGGGCAGATCACCCGCAGCAAGCGCATCGAATTCTCGAGTGAAGAGACTCTGCCGCTCGAAAGTCGCCGCGCCTTTGAATTGACCGCCCGCGTTGTCTGTCCGGCCGATGCCGAGCTGGCCGCTGCTGCCGGCGAAGCGGACGAGGTCGACGAGGAGGATCTGGTTCCGGGCAAGTCGTACACATGGGAGGAAGTGCGGCACGCGATGGACGTGCAGATCAAGCACACGCCCGAGCTGCTCAAGCATGAAGGCGTTGTGGGCACGGCCATCGGCGAGGATCCGGACGGAAACCTGGTCGTGCTGCTGTATACGACGCGTCACGGTGTCGTGAAGGAGATGCCCGGCAGCGTCGGCGGGATCGACCTCGGGCAGGACGTTGTCGGAGACCGGTTCCGGGCACGTCCGGCAACGGACCGGGTCGTCCGCCGCAATGGCAAGACCGTCGCCCTGCCGCCGCCAGCCAATCGCGGTGGCCTCGGTCAGCCTGGCGGTGACGGAGCCGATGCCGGCAACGAGACGATCACCGCTGCACCGGCCGAAACGGTCGCAGAAGAAGCGGACATCCAGATTGCGACTGGCGATGAAGAGGTTGCTGACCCGAATCTCATCATTTCGGGTGGGATCATCGATCCGACTGAACGTTGCCCCCGTCCGGTTCCGATCGGCGTTTCGGCGTTCAATGGTGTCGGCGGCTCGTTTGCCGGAACGCTCGGTTGCCGCTGCATCGATTCGGCCGGGACCCAGTACATTCTGTCGAACTCGCACGTCTTCAGCCGCGAAGGTCTGGCCTCCATTGGTGAGCCGATCCTGCAGCCGAGCCCCGGCGACGGCGGCATTGCGGGAGACGAAATCGCCAATCTCGTCGACTTCCAGCCTTACTTTCTGCCGTCGGCGACCGGCGGTTCGGACTTCCCCAACGGCCTGGGCGTGAATGTGATGGATTGTGCCCTGGCCGAAGTCATTCCCGGCACGGTCGCAGCCACCTCCCCGGTCTACGGAGCCCCGTCGCGTGAAATCGCCACGCCGGTTCTGGGGATGCGGGTGCAGAAGTTCGGACGGACCACTGCCCAGACCGGTGGCAGACTGTCGGGACTGAATGTCATCGTTCCGGTCGGCTTCGGTCTCGGCGTGATCGAGTTCGTTGGTCAGATCGCCTACAAGGGCGACGACCCGTCCCGCTCGCTGGGAGCACCGGGCGATTCCGGATCGCTGATCGTGACTGTCGAGGACAACCGTCCCGTGGGGCTGCTGTTTGCCGGCGGTGGAGGCACGACGCTGGCCAATCCCATTGGCGTGGTGCTCAATCGCTTCGGTGTCGTGATCGACGATGGCAGTGGCATTCCGCCGAACGCGGCTGGTGTCTCGGGAACGACCGGCGGTGCAGTCGCTCCGCTGACGCCCGGCGAAATGGCTGACATGTTCCTGCCCGCCTCGCGCCGTCACAGTTCTGCCCGGGATACCGCGGAGGCGGGAGCCGCCCGCGGAAAGTGA